The Anaerolineae bacterium genome has a window encoding:
- a CDS encoding MBL fold metallo-hydrolase, whose amino-acid sequence MEPGMREVAPGVYVKRDSRGTNLGAIVTSVGIVVVDTPMIPREARAWRAELEAVTGKKPVYVINTDHHKGHALGNVFFGAPAIAHMVAWKHMRGYGDNFKQRLADRYRDKDPETARELLHLDIQLPELTFEERMTLYLGDTVVDILYAGGHTPASSIVYVPRARVVFTGDLVVCNMHPFMAQGSSGEWVRALEQLKSMSIDVLVPGHGEVCDKQVIDPLLDYLRVARELIRQEYLAGRSKSEAARNVLTKIIGFFPRKPSAGVKLEAKIKSGLGHVYDEIRREEEQRAASRATA is encoded by the coding sequence ATGGAACCGGGAATGCGGGAAGTCGCTCCAGGGGTGTACGTGAAGCGGGACAGCCGGGGCACCAATCTGGGGGCCATTGTCACCAGCGTGGGCATCGTGGTGGTGGATACGCCCATGATCCCGCGCGAAGCGCGCGCCTGGCGCGCGGAGCTGGAAGCGGTGACCGGCAAGAAGCCCGTCTACGTCATCAACACGGATCACCACAAGGGGCACGCGCTGGGCAACGTCTTCTTCGGCGCGCCGGCCATCGCCCATATGGTGGCCTGGAAACATATGCGCGGCTACGGCGACAACTTCAAACAGCGCCTGGCCGACCGCTACCGGGACAAAGACCCCGAGACCGCCCGCGAGTTATTGCATCTGGACATCCAACTGCCGGAACTCACCTTCGAGGAGCGGATGACCCTCTATCTGGGGGATACGGTGGTGGATATCTTGTATGCCGGCGGGCACACGCCGGCGTCCTCCATCGTCTATGTTCCTCGGGCGCGTGTGGTCTTCACCGGCGACCTGGTGGTCTGCAACATGCATCCCTTCATGGCACAGGGAAGCTCGGGCGAATGGGTGCGCGCCCTGGAACAGCTCAAGAGCATGTCCATTGACGTGCTGGTGCCGGGGCACGGGGAGGTGTGCGATAAGCAGGTCATTGATCCCCTGCTGGACTACCTGCGGGTGGCGAGAGAGCTGATCCGTCAGGAGTACCTTGCCGGCCGCTCCAAGTCGGAGGCGGCGCGCAATGTGCTGACCAAGATCATCGGGTTTTTCCCACGCAAGCCCAGCGCCGGCGTCAAGCTGGAGGCCAAGATCAAATCCGGGCTGGGACACGTCTACGACGAGATCCGCCGGGAGGAAGAGCAGAGAGCGGCCAGCCGCGCCACCGCCTGA